One stretch of Papaver somniferum cultivar HN1 unplaced genomic scaffold, ASM357369v1 unplaced-scaffold_154, whole genome shotgun sequence DNA includes these proteins:
- the LOC113336935 gene encoding agamous-like MADS-box protein AGL29, producing MMMNQVTMIEMKTHKKGGDGRKRIKIEKIKDKSRLQVTFSKRRKGLFKKATELSILTGAQVALIAFSPAGKPYVCGNPDLLLDRFVNGEASEIHQRDHNDPEQRRYMEVEQELEAEKKRGVFLESLINCDLGVGNDKSWWDTYVDGLSLDELKQMKSDMEQLQKCVAQRSNDLKMNNNTASSSSSYEDKSLALMNLPAGNDDIVDDDYLNEEMVNELVFGFDPQEYDFGTTTSTDQEITADMFSDDYYY from the coding sequence ATGATGATGAATCAAGTGACGATGATAGAGATGAAGACACATAAAAAGGGAGGAGATGGTCGTAAGAGGATTAAGATcgaaaaaataaaagacaaatcAAGATTACAAGTTACATTCTCCAAAAGACGAAAGGGTTTGTTCAAGAAGGCGACTGAATTATCTATTTTAACTGGTGCACAAGTAGCACTGATTGCCTTTTCTCCTGCGGGAAAACCATATGTTTGTGGGAATCCTGATCTCCTACTCGATCGATTTGTTAATGGTGAAGCATCTGAAATTCATCAGAGAGATCATAACGATCCAGAACAGAGGAGGTATATGGAAGTTGAGCAAGAATTAGAAGCTGAAAAGAAAAGAGGGGTTTTCTTGGAGTCTCTGATAAATTGTGATTTGGGGGTTGGTAATGATAAATCTTGGTGGGATACATATGTTGATGGATTGAGTTTGGATGAATTAAAACAGATGAAAAGTGATATGGAACAACTCCAGAAGTGTGTTGCACAGAGATCTAATGACTTAAAGATGAACAATAACacagcttcttcttcatcttcgtatGAAGATAAGTCCCTTGCGTTGATGAATTTACCGGCTGGTAATGATGacattgttgatgatgattatctGAATGAAGAGATGGTTAATGAGTTAGTCTTTGGTTTTGATCCTCAAGAGTATGATTTTGGGACTACAACTTCTACTGATCAAGAAATCACTGCGGACATGTTTTCTGATGACTACTACTACTAG